One Maylandia zebra isolate NMK-2024a unplaced genomic scaffold, Mzebra_GT3a scaffold02, whole genome shotgun sequence DNA window includes the following coding sequences:
- the LOC143415695 gene encoding V-set domain-containing T-cell activation inhibitor 1-like: MAALLSLSLWWIWLSLSVLRSNASKDKINITAKSGQDFTLTCRAPGKDNAITVVEWSRDDLGTEYVSLYRGRKFVPDHQHPSFKNRVDLQDRQMKDGDVSLILKDVTTTDAGIYECRVFSRGGNRRKRANLKTDPISIINLSVVPSVKKNITAGETVVLPCQAPNTNNNPNTVVEWSRADPGQQYVLKHQHNHTELSPSFKNRVDLQDRQMKDGDVSLILNNVTINDTGTYECRVETNTNRRKRANLETDPINIIYLHVVDPPGQTHTEDGGKKDGGKEDGVSRGHFGLVAGLSVSAMVSVVGGGFLIYRKKQKGLL; encoded by the exons acaAGATAAACATCACAGCTAAGTCTGGACAGGATTTCACTCTGACATGTCGAGCTCCAGGCAAGGACAACGCTATCACAGTTGTAGAGTGGAGCAGAGATGACCTTGGGACAGAATATGTCTCTTTGTACCGCGGCAGGAAATTTGTTCCAGATcaccagcatccatcttttaagaaccgggtggatctgcaggacagacagatgaaggatggagacgtgtctttgattctgaaggatGTGACGACTACAGATGCTGGAATATACGAGTGTCGTGTCTTCAGTAGAGGAGGAAATCGCAGGAAGAGAGCTAATCTGAAGACTGACCCCATCAGCATCATCAACCTGAGTGTTGTTCCttcag TCAagaaaaacatcacagctgGAGAGACTGTTGTTCTGCCATGTCAAGCTCCAAATACCAACAACAATCCTAACACAGTTGTagagtggagcagagctgaccCCGGCCAGCAATATGTTCTCAAGCACCAACATAACCATACTGAGTTGAGTCCCTCCtttaagaaccgggtggatctgcaggacagacagatgaaggatggagacgtgtctttgattctgaacaATGTGACGATTAATGACACTGGAACATACGAGTGTCGTGTTGAGACAAATACAAATCGCAGGAAGAGAGCAAATCTGGAGACTGACCCCATCAACATCATCTACCTTCATgttgttgatcctccag gtcagacacacacagaggatggagggaagaaggatggagggaaggaggatggaGTCAGTAGAGGACATTTTGGGCTGGTAGCTGGTCTCTCAGTTTCTGCTATGGTTTCTGTGGTTGGCGGTGGTTTTCTGATCTATAGAAAAAAGCAGAAAGGTCTCTTATAA